Proteins from a genomic interval of Tenacibaculum sp. SZ-18:
- a CDS encoding O-acetylhomoserine aminocarboxypropyltransferase/cysteine synthase family protein — translation MSTQKFETLALHAGHDVQQTLGTRAVPIYQSSSYVFNNSDHAANLFSLKELGFIYTRLNNPTNQILQDRLAALEGGVGAVVFASGTAAISTGLLTLLKAGDHIVASSSLYGGTYNLLKVTLPRLGITTTFVDASNPENFKEAVQENTRAFFVESLGNPKLDVLDLEEIAEVSKVAKVPFIVDNTVATPSLLNPLKHGANIVIHSLTKYIGGQGNSLGGVIIDGGNFDWDNGKFPEFTEPSAGYHGLQYYETLGQLSFTFKLILEGLRDFGGALSPTNAFQIIQGLETLGVRIKQHSENALAIAKWLEQQEEVAWVNYPGLESSPYKKLADKYLPKGQSGIVTFGVKGGYESAKTVADNTELFSLLANIGDTKSLIIHPASTTHQQLTDEEQEASGVTKDLIRLSVGIENLEDLKQDLQEAFSKIPKSVLA, via the coding sequence ATGAGTACACAAAAATTTGAAACTTTAGCATTGCATGCAGGACACGATGTTCAACAAACCTTAGGAACAAGAGCAGTTCCAATTTATCAATCTAGCTCTTATGTATTCAACAATTCAGACCATGCTGCAAATCTATTTTCATTAAAAGAATTAGGATTTATTTATACCCGTCTGAATAATCCAACAAACCAGATATTACAAGATCGCTTAGCTGCTTTAGAAGGTGGTGTGGGAGCAGTAGTATTTGCTTCAGGAACTGCTGCAATTTCAACAGGATTATTAACATTGTTAAAGGCTGGAGATCATATTGTCGCATCGAGTAGCTTGTACGGGGGAACATATAATTTATTAAAAGTTACTTTACCAAGATTAGGAATTACAACCACATTTGTAGATGCATCAAATCCAGAGAACTTTAAGGAAGCTGTTCAGGAAAATACGAGAGCATTCTTTGTTGAATCGTTAGGAAACCCAAAACTTGATGTATTAGATTTAGAGGAAATTGCTGAAGTTTCTAAAGTAGCAAAAGTTCCTTTTATTGTTGATAATACGGTAGCAACACCATCCTTATTAAATCCATTAAAACACGGAGCGAATATTGTAATTCATTCACTTACAAAATATATTGGCGGACAAGGAAACTCTTTGGGAGGAGTAATTATCGATGGAGGAAATTTCGATTGGGATAATGGAAAGTTTCCTGAATTTACAGAACCATCTGCAGGATATCACGGATTACAATACTATGAAACGCTTGGGCAGTTATCATTCACTTTTAAATTAATTCTAGAAGGATTAAGAGATTTCGGAGGAGCGTTAAGTCCAACAAATGCATTCCAAATTATTCAAGGTTTAGAAACACTAGGTGTTCGAATCAAACAGCACAGCGAAAACGCTTTGGCTATAGCAAAATGGTTAGAGCAGCAAGAAGAAGTTGCTTGGGTAAATTATCCTGGATTAGAAAGCAGTCCATATAAAAAATTAGCAGATAAATATTTGCCGAAAGGTCAAAGTGGAATTGTAACCTTTGGTGTAAAAGGAGGATACGAAAGCGCGAAAACAGTGGCAGATAATACGGAGTTATTCTCATTACTTGCCAATATTGGAGACACAAAATCTTTAATTATTCATCCAGCGAGTACAACTCATCAGCAATTAACAGATGAAGAACAAGAAGCTTCTGGAGTTACTAAAGATCTAATTCGATTATCAGTTGGTATTGAAAATCTTGAAGATTTAAAACAAGATTTACAAGAAGCATTTTCGAAAATTCCAAAATCAGTTTTAGCGTAG
- a CDS encoding DUF2061 domain-containing protein: protein MIVEQVLESKTNYNEDKDSEKPIRSIVKSISWRAVGTLDTVLISWMITGKIDTALSIGAIELITKMILYFFHERVWNTIKWGKR from the coding sequence ATGATTGTAGAACAAGTACTAGAAAGTAAAACGAATTATAATGAAGATAAGGATTCTGAGAAACCTATTAGAAGTATCGTAAAGTCCATTAGCTGGCGTGCTGTAGGAACTTTAGATACGGTGCTGATTTCTTGGATGATTACAGGAAAAATAGATACGGCCTTATCAATAGGAGCGATTGAATTAATAACAAAAATGATATTATACTTTTTTCACGAAAGAGTTTGGAATACCATTAAATGGGGTAAAAGATGA
- a CDS encoding phosphoadenosine phosphosulfate reductase domain-containing protein codes for MSLEKIDIVEINKQLEGKSPEEIIKWSLSVAKNPVITTNFRPYESAILHLVVSQNKDIPVVWCDTGYNTPQTYQHAEELIHNLQLNVHLYVPKQTSAHRDVVLGLPTIDDPNHAIFTTQVKLEPFKRAMNEHKPDVWFTNLRRGQTAFRNSIDIVSVSKDGIIKVSPFYNFSDEELDAYLEKYNLPNEFKYFDPTKVENNRECGLHI; via the coding sequence ATGAGTTTAGAAAAAATAGATATAGTAGAAATCAATAAACAACTGGAAGGAAAATCTCCAGAGGAAATCATAAAATGGAGTTTGAGTGTTGCTAAAAATCCCGTAATCACTACAAATTTTAGACCTTATGAAAGTGCAATTTTACATCTTGTAGTTTCTCAAAATAAAGATATTCCTGTGGTTTGGTGTGATACAGGTTATAACACGCCTCAAACTTATCAGCATGCTGAGGAACTAATTCATAATTTACAGTTGAATGTTCATTTATATGTTCCAAAGCAAACGAGTGCTCATAGAGATGTCGTGTTGGGATTGCCGACTATTGATGATCCGAATCATGCAATCTTTACTACGCAGGTAAAATTAGAGCCTTTTAAAAGAGCCATGAATGAACATAAACCAGATGTCTGGTTCACAAATTTAAGAAGAGGCCAAACAGCATTTAGAAATAGTATAGATATTGTATCGGTAAGTAAAGATGGAATTATTAAAGTTAGTCCGTTTTACAATTTTTCAGATGAAGAATTGGATGCATATCTTGAAAAGTATAACTTACCAAATGAGTTTAAATATTTCGATCCTACAAAGGTTGAAAACAATAGAGAATGTGGTTTACATATTTAA
- a CDS encoding 4Fe-4S dicluster domain-containing protein — MAIIITDECINCGACEPECPNTAIYEGAEDWKYSQGTSLEGDIELLDGVKLNADDEQEPISDDYYFIVPDKCTECKGFHEEPQCAAVCPVDCCVPDDNHTETEEELLKKQHFLHK; from the coding sequence ATGGCAATTATTATAACAGACGAATGCATCAATTGTGGAGCATGTGAGCCTGAATGCCCAAATACTGCTATTTATGAAGGAGCGGAAGACTGGAAATATAGTCAAGGTACATCTTTGGAAGGAGATATTGAGCTTTTAGATGGAGTGAAGTTAAATGCGGATGACGAACAAGAGCCAATTTCTGATGATTATTATTTCATAGTACCAGATAAATGTACAGAGTGTAAAGGATTTCATGAAGAACCACAGTGTGCAGCTGTTTGTCCAGTTGATTGTTGTGTTCCAGATGATAATCATACTGAAACCGAGGAAGAATTATTAAAAAAGCAACATTTTTTGCATAAATAA
- the thrA gene encoding bifunctional aspartate kinase/homoserine dehydrogenase I, translating to MKNNLSHINILSYVTESGTQFSDIRLSYQLFGRELGTAPVILVNHALTGNSNVAGDSGWWKDIIGVDKVIDINSYSILCFNIPGNGYDDFLIDDYKSFVARDIAKIFLLGLKELGIEQLFALVGGSLGGGIAWEMAVLHPNITKHLIPIATDWKSTDWLIANCQIQELFLTNSNNPVHDARMHAMLCYRTPESFKQRFHRSKNEESTLFNVESWLLHHGKKLQERYQLASYKLMNQLLKTIDVTDVNNDEDKLVNINAEIHIIGVDSDLFFTAEENRETFKELAQNNANVTYNEINSVHGHDAFLIEYNQLENIFTPIFNKNEKTKKMKVLKFGGKSLSNEGILKVIDIIESKIDSGDNITVVVSARGNATNELESILKKASSSEVYQEQLEAFKLSQRQITPLLDFSAEFNKLEKLLEGVSLLEDFSTKVKDEVLAQGELIAIKTVTELLQQRGINANATDARLLLKTDESFGNAQPIEGVSKENIVNYYKKHNGTTVNVVSGFIGSNLKNETTTLGRNGSNYTASLLANYLDADELQNYTHVDGIFTANPDLVSDAKKIEELSFSEANELANFGANILHAKTIIPLIEKNINLRILNTFNQKDEGTLITAKSSAKGIKSISILDNVALLNFEGRGLLGKVGVDARIFKSLGSHDISVSIISQGSSERGIGLVVDKEKAELAVKALKHEFEYDLQTKDVNHISIVNDVAVISIIGQDLSEFHLPYNALIQNQIVPLLFNNTITGKNVSLVVKKEELHKAVNVIHGQIFGVAKKINIAVFGKGLVGGTLIEQIIKSTPAILDRRKVQLNIFAVANSKKVLLSKYGIDDNWQTKLNESSIESSVDEVIDFAKAHHLENLIAVDNTANQNFIENYIPLVENGFDLVSSNKIANTVSHSFYKKLRQVLENNKKTYLYETNVGAGLPLIDTIKLLHDSGENITRIRGVFSGSLSFIFNKYSEENIPFDTVLKEAINNGYTEPDPREDLCGNDVARKLLILARELDLENEFEDIHIENLIPEEFRDSSAVEFIDNCDKLNDYFNEIKLSQDENHVLRYIGDLHGDLQQTKGILDVKLVSVAENTPLGSLKGSDAIFEIYTESYGDQPIVIQGAGAGAEVTARGVFGDILRLTKK from the coding sequence GTGAAAAACAATTTATCTCATATAAATATTCTTAGTTATGTTACTGAGAGTGGTACTCAGTTCTCTGATATACGATTAAGTTATCAATTGTTTGGAAGAGAATTGGGTACTGCACCAGTAATTCTAGTAAATCATGCGCTAACAGGAAATAGTAATGTTGCTGGAGATTCTGGATGGTGGAAAGATATTATTGGAGTCGATAAAGTTATTGATATCAATTCATATTCTATTCTTTGTTTTAATATTCCAGGAAACGGTTATGACGATTTTTTAATCGACGATTATAAAAGTTTTGTAGCTAGAGATATTGCAAAAATTTTCCTTTTAGGATTAAAAGAGTTAGGAATTGAGCAATTATTTGCTTTAGTTGGTGGGTCACTTGGTGGAGGAATTGCTTGGGAAATGGCAGTTTTACATCCAAATATAACCAAGCATCTAATTCCGATTGCTACAGACTGGAAATCGACAGATTGGTTAATCGCAAATTGTCAAATTCAGGAGTTATTTCTTACAAATTCAAATAATCCAGTACATGACGCTAGAATGCATGCAATGTTGTGTTATCGAACTCCGGAGTCATTTAAACAACGTTTTCATAGAAGTAAAAATGAAGAATCAACTTTATTTAATGTAGAAAGTTGGTTGTTACATCATGGAAAAAAACTACAAGAAAGATATCAGTTAGCTTCTTATAAATTGATGAATCAATTATTGAAAACGATTGATGTTACGGATGTAAATAACGACGAGGATAAACTAGTAAATATCAATGCAGAAATTCACATCATAGGAGTAGATTCTGACTTGTTTTTTACCGCAGAAGAGAATAGAGAAACTTTTAAAGAATTAGCGCAAAATAATGCTAATGTAACGTACAATGAGATTAATTCGGTACACGGACACGATGCGTTTTTAATCGAATACAATCAATTAGAAAACATATTTACACCAATATTTAACAAGAACGAAAAGACTAAAAAAATGAAAGTTTTAAAGTTTGGAGGGAAATCATTATCAAACGAAGGAATATTAAAAGTTATAGATATTATTGAAAGTAAAATTGATAGTGGTGATAATATTACAGTAGTCGTTTCTGCTAGAGGAAACGCTACTAATGAATTAGAATCAATATTAAAAAAAGCTTCTTCAAGTGAAGTATACCAAGAACAATTAGAGGCGTTTAAATTAAGTCAAAGACAAATTACTCCGTTATTAGATTTTAGTGCAGAGTTTAACAAACTAGAGAAGTTGTTAGAAGGAGTTAGCTTGTTGGAAGATTTTAGTACAAAAGTAAAAGATGAAGTATTAGCCCAAGGTGAATTAATTGCTATAAAGACGGTAACTGAATTATTACAACAACGAGGCATAAATGCAAATGCTACCGATGCTCGCTTATTGTTAAAAACAGATGAGAGTTTTGGAAATGCACAACCTATAGAAGGAGTTTCTAAAGAGAATATTGTCAACTATTATAAAAAACATAATGGTACAACGGTAAACGTAGTTTCTGGATTTATAGGTTCTAACTTAAAAAATGAAACAACAACTTTAGGTCGAAATGGTAGTAATTATACAGCATCATTATTGGCAAATTATTTAGACGCAGATGAATTACAAAACTATACACATGTAGATGGAATATTTACTGCGAATCCTGATTTGGTTTCAGATGCAAAGAAAATAGAAGAATTATCATTTTCTGAAGCGAATGAATTAGCAAATTTTGGTGCGAATATTTTACATGCAAAAACCATTATACCGTTAATTGAGAAGAATATCAATTTAAGAATCTTAAATACATTCAATCAAAAAGATGAAGGAACTTTAATAACTGCAAAGTCTTCAGCAAAAGGAATTAAATCAATTTCTATTTTAGATAATGTAGCCTTATTAAATTTTGAAGGAAGAGGTTTGTTAGGAAAAGTTGGTGTTGATGCAAGGATATTTAAATCTTTAGGAAGTCATGATATTAGTGTAAGTATTATTTCTCAAGGATCTTCTGAAAGAGGAATTGGATTGGTAGTAGACAAAGAAAAAGCGGAATTAGCTGTCAAAGCATTGAAGCATGAGTTTGAGTATGATTTACAAACCAAAGATGTAAACCATATTAGTATTGTAAATGATGTGGCAGTAATTTCAATAATCGGTCAAGATTTAAGCGAGTTTCATTTACCATACAATGCGCTAATTCAAAATCAAATAGTTCCTTTATTATTCAACAATACCATTACTGGTAAAAATGTAAGTTTAGTTGTAAAGAAAGAAGAACTTCATAAAGCTGTAAATGTAATACACGGACAAATATTCGGCGTAGCAAAAAAAATAAATATTGCTGTTTTTGGTAAAGGATTAGTTGGAGGAACATTAATTGAGCAAATCATAAAAAGTACTCCTGCAATTTTAGATAGAAGAAAAGTTCAACTGAATATTTTCGCAGTTGCAAATTCTAAAAAGGTATTACTTTCTAAATATGGAATAGATGATAATTGGCAAACGAAATTAAATGAAAGTTCGATTGAAAGTTCTGTAGATGAAGTTATTGATTTTGCAAAAGCTCATCATTTAGAAAATCTAATTGCTGTAGATAATACTGCAAATCAAAATTTTATAGAGAATTATATCCCATTAGTTGAAAACGGGTTCGATTTAGTTTCGTCAAACAAAATAGCCAATACTGTTTCTCATTCTTTTTATAAAAAACTAAGACAAGTATTAGAGAATAACAAGAAAACATATCTCTATGAAACCAATGTTGGCGCTGGATTACCTTTAATCGATACGATTAAATTATTACATGATTCTGGAGAAAATATTACCCGAATTAGAGGTGTGTTCTCGGGTTCTTTAAGTTTTATTTTCAATAAATACTCAGAAGAAAATATACCATTTGATACTGTACTAAAAGAAGCAATAAATAATGGATATACCGAGCCAGATCCTAGAGAAGATTTATGTGGTAATGATGTAGCAAGAAAACTTTTGATTTTAGCGAGAGAACTCGATTTAGAAAACGAATTTGAAGACATCCATATTGAGAATTTAATTCCAGAAGAGTTCAGAGATTCTAGTGCAGTTGAGTTTATTGATAATTGCGACAAACTAAATGATTATTTCAATGAAATTAAACTTAGTCAGGATGAAAATCATGTCTTACGATATATTGGAGATTTACATGGAGATCTTCAACAAACTAAGGGAATTTTAGATGTCAAATTAGTTTCTGTAGCAGAAAATACTCCATTAGGCAGTTTAAAAGGATCGGATGCTATTTTTGAAATATATACAGAATCTTATGGAGACCAACCGATAGTTATTCAAGGTGCAGGAGCAGGAGCAGAAGTAACGGCAAGAGGTGTTTTCGGAGATATTTTAAGATTAACCAAAAAATAA
- a CDS encoding OsmC family protein, translating to MNIELSNYNKHLVFEAKNQTGYSLLVGQTVDYTQVNAIRPMELMLVSLASCSSIDVVKILNKQKVVDFDYKVSIDASRVEDQIPSIFKEITITYSFDGEISSHKVKKATNLALEKYCSVAKIIEQTAKINYKVVLNKEEI from the coding sequence ATGAATATTGAATTATCTAACTATAACAAACATTTAGTTTTTGAAGCTAAAAACCAAACCGGTTATTCATTACTAGTTGGACAAACTGTTGATTATACTCAAGTGAATGCCATTCGTCCAATGGAATTGATGTTAGTGAGTTTAGCCAGTTGTAGTAGTATTGATGTTGTAAAGATTTTAAACAAACAAAAGGTTGTTGATTTTGATTATAAAGTCTCTATTGATGCCTCTAGAGTAGAAGATCAAATTCCATCAATATTTAAGGAAATAACAATTACGTATAGTTTTGATGGAGAAATAAGCAGTCATAAAGTAAAAAAAGCAACAAATCTAGCGCTAGAAAAGTATTGTTCAGTAGCAAAAATTATAGAGCAAACTGCTAAAATTAATTATAAGGTAGTTTTAAACAAGGAGGAAATATGA
- a CDS encoding RrF2 family transcriptional regulator, with amino-acid sequence MLSKKTKYGIKALTFIARQEKGVKVQIATISESENISHKFLESILLTLRKSGVLGAKKGKGGGYYLLQEASEVKMTKVIRTLEGPIAMVPCVSLNFYEKCADCPDEDKCSVHKLMIQVRDNTLDILRNTTLADLV; translated from the coding sequence ATGCTTTCTAAAAAGACAAAATATGGTATAAAAGCACTTACTTTTATTGCTAGGCAAGAAAAAGGAGTTAAGGTTCAGATAGCTACAATATCTGAAAGTGAAAATATATCACATAAATTTTTAGAAAGTATCTTACTTACCTTAAGAAAATCGGGCGTTTTGGGAGCCAAAAAAGGAAAAGGAGGCGGATATTATTTATTACAAGAAGCTTCCGAAGTTAAAATGACAAAAGTGATTAGAACACTTGAAGGTCCTATTGCGATGGTTCCTTGTGTGAGTCTAAATTTTTATGAAAAGTGTGCTGATTGTCCAGATGAAGACAAATGTTCTGTTCATAAATTAATGATTCAAGTTCGTGATAACACCCTTGATATCCTAAGAAATACAACACTTGCCGATTTAGTATAG
- a CDS encoding trans-sulfuration enzyme family protein, whose amino-acid sequence MSHNFETQAVRIQTERSQFSEHSTPLYITSSFIFDDAEDMRASFAEEKQRNLYSRFSNPNTTEFVDKIVAMEGAEAGYAFATGMSAVFSTFGALLNSGDHIVSSRSVFGSTHSLFTKYLPKWNIETSYFKVNEVDKVESLIQPNTKILYAESPTNPAVDILDLELLSAIAKKHKLLLVVDNCFATPYLQNPIKFGADLVIHSATKLIDGQGRVLGGVTVGKADLVREIYLFSRNTGPAMSPFNAWVLSKSLETLAVRADKHCQNALKVAQFLESHSEVNFVKYPFLKSHPQYKVAKKQMRLGGNIVVFEIKGGVEAGRRFLDRIKLCSLSANLGDSRTIVTHPSSTTHSKLSTEDRLEVGITDGLVRCSVGLEFVDDVIKDLDQALNN is encoded by the coding sequence ATGAGCCATAATTTCGAAACACAGGCGGTAAGAATTCAAACAGAAAGATCTCAGTTTTCTGAGCATTCGACACCATTATACATTACGTCGAGTTTTATTTTTGATGATGCTGAAGATATGAGAGCTTCTTTTGCAGAGGAAAAGCAGCGTAACCTATATAGTCGATTTTCAAATCCAAATACAACTGAGTTTGTGGATAAAATTGTTGCTATGGAAGGAGCAGAGGCTGGTTATGCTTTCGCAACAGGAATGTCTGCTGTATTTTCAACTTTTGGGGCGTTGCTAAATTCTGGAGATCATATTGTTTCATCTCGCTCTGTGTTTGGATCTACTCATAGTTTGTTTACAAAGTATTTACCAAAATGGAATATTGAAACTAGTTATTTCAAAGTAAATGAGGTGGATAAAGTAGAATCATTGATTCAACCGAATACAAAAATATTATATGCGGAATCACCAACAAATCCTGCTGTTGATATTTTAGATTTAGAGTTATTATCAGCCATTGCTAAAAAGCATAAGTTGTTATTAGTTGTCGATAATTGTTTTGCTACACCATACCTTCAAAATCCTATTAAGTTCGGTGCCGATTTGGTAATTCATTCAGCAACTAAGTTAATTGATGGTCAAGGACGTGTTTTAGGTGGAGTTACAGTTGGAAAGGCTGATTTGGTTAGAGAAATCTATTTGTTTTCTAGAAATACTGGACCTGCAATGTCACCATTCAATGCTTGGGTTCTTTCAAAAAGTTTAGAAACTCTAGCAGTTAGAGCGGACAAACATTGTCAGAATGCATTAAAAGTTGCCCAGTTTTTAGAGAGTCATTCAGAAGTGAATTTTGTAAAATACCCATTTCTGAAATCTCATCCACAATATAAGGTTGCGAAAAAACAAATGCGTTTGGGTGGTAATATTGTTGTATTTGAAATTAAAGGCGGAGTAGAGGCAGGAAGAAGGTTTTTAGATCGTATAAAGTTATGTTCTTTATCGGCTAATTTAGGAGATAGTAGAACAATTGTTACGCATCCTTCATCTACAACCCACAGTAAATTAAGTACAGAAGATCGATTAGAGGTTGGAATTACAGATGGTTTAGTTAGATGTTCTGTTGGGTTGGAATTTGTAGATGATGTAATAAAAGATTTGGATCAAGCTCTGAATAATTAA
- the cysD gene encoding sulfate adenylyltransferase subunit CysD — MSTNILSVGALESEAIYILREVVAQFEKPVLLFSGGKDSITLVRLAQKAFYPAKIPFPLLHIDTGHNFPETIEFRDRLVKELGLELIVRNVQDNIDAGKVKEETGKYSSRNILQTETLLDTIAEFGFDACIGGARRDEEKARAKERIFSVRDDFGQWDEKNQRPELFDMLNGRIDLGQNVRVFPISNWTELDVWIYIQKEAIEIPSIYFAHKRETFVRDGFIWSANDEVVYRDEDELIEERTVRFRTVGDMSCTAAVISDASNIDKVVEEIRASKISERGARIDDKRSEAAMEKRKQQGYF, encoded by the coding sequence ATGAGTACAAATATATTAAGTGTCGGAGCATTAGAAAGTGAAGCAATATATATTCTTCGAGAAGTAGTAGCACAGTTTGAAAAGCCTGTGTTATTATTTTCAGGGGGAAAAGATAGTATTACCCTAGTAAGATTAGCACAAAAAGCATTCTATCCTGCAAAAATACCTTTTCCATTACTACATATAGATACAGGTCATAATTTCCCTGAAACAATTGAATTTAGGGATAGGTTGGTCAAAGAATTGGGTTTGGAATTAATTGTTCGAAATGTACAGGATAATATCGATGCTGGTAAGGTAAAGGAAGAAACTGGGAAATATTCAAGTAGAAATATTTTACAAACAGAAACTTTATTGGATACGATTGCAGAATTCGGATTCGATGCATGTATTGGAGGTGCAAGAAGAGATGAAGAAAAGGCAAGAGCTAAAGAAAGGATTTTTTCTGTAAGAGATGATTTCGGACAATGGGATGAGAAAAATCAACGGCCAGAATTATTCGACATGTTAAACGGAAGAATTGATTTAGGTCAAAATGTCCGTGTGTTTCCGATTTCCAATTGGACAGAATTAGATGTGTGGATATATATTCAGAAAGAAGCAATTGAAATTCCGTCAATTTATTTCGCTCATAAACGTGAAACATTTGTTCGTGACGGCTTTATTTGGTCAGCAAATGACGAGGTTGTGTATAGAGATGAAGATGAATTAATTGAAGAGCGTACTGTTCGATTTAGAACAGTTGGAGATATGAGCTGCACCGCAGCTGTTATATCAGATGCGAGTAATATTGATAAAGTTGTTGAAGAAATTAGAGCTTCGAAAATTTCGGAAAGAGGTGCAAGAATTGATGATAAAAGGTCGGAAGCCGCAATGGAAAAAAGAAAGCAACAGGGATATTTTTAA
- a CDS encoding sulfate adenylyltransferase subunit 1, whose translation MNVLKLATAGSVDDGKSTLIGRILYDTNSLTEDKLQAIEEKSQQRGFDYLDFSLATDGLVAEREQGITIDVAHIYFSTPKTSFIIADTPGHIEYTRNMVTGASNSQASIILVDARNGVVEQTYRHFFINNLLQVKEVVVAVNKMDLVDYSEEKFNQVKGEIKYLAEKSDYKIQRITFIPISALHGDNVVNSSSNIDWYSGPSILEYLEGLNLEEKENYAQARFPVQSVIRPKTDEFHDYRGYAGKLYGGNFAVGDRVTVLPSAIESTIKSINFFDQEFNEVKSGSSFTLTLEDDVNVSRGDMIVKSGEIPHMTKQLEATICWMDKSPLKASDKYYIKHGVNDAQVKIISLDNIINTDFSGRDENPSKLSINEIGKVQLKLSKPLLVDRYKENKSNGAFILIDPKTNNTSGVGFIN comes from the coding sequence ATGAATGTACTTAAATTAGCAACAGCAGGTAGTGTAGATGATGGAAAAAGTACTCTGATAGGTAGAATTTTATACGATACAAACTCACTAACCGAAGATAAATTGCAGGCAATAGAAGAAAAAAGTCAACAACGTGGATTTGACTATTTAGACTTTTCTTTGGCCACAGATGGTTTAGTTGCGGAGCGTGAACAAGGAATTACAATTGATGTCGCACATATTTACTTTTCTACACCCAAAACCAGCTTTATTATAGCAGATACTCCTGGTCATATTGAATATACTAGAAATATGGTGACTGGTGCTTCAAACTCGCAAGCATCCATCATTTTAGTAGATGCTAGAAATGGAGTTGTAGAACAAACGTATCGTCATTTCTTTATCAATAATTTATTACAAGTTAAAGAAGTTGTAGTTGCAGTAAATAAAATGGATTTGGTTGATTATTCAGAAGAAAAGTTCAATCAAGTTAAAGGAGAAATTAAATATTTAGCTGAAAAAAGCGATTATAAAATTCAGAGGATTACATTCATTCCCATTTCTGCACTACATGGAGATAATGTTGTCAATTCTTCATCTAATATCGATTGGTACTCTGGTCCAAGTATTTTAGAATACTTGGAAGGTTTAAATCTTGAAGAAAAGGAGAACTACGCTCAAGCTCGTTTTCCAGTTCAATCTGTAATCAGACCAAAAACAGATGAGTTTCATGATTATAGAGGATATGCAGGAAAATTATACGGAGGCAATTTTGCTGTTGGTGATAGAGTAACTGTGTTACCATCAGCCATTGAATCTACTATAAAAAGTATCAATTTTTTTGATCAAGAATTCAATGAAGTAAAGAGTGGAAGTTCGTTTACATTAACTCTTGAGGACGATGTAAATGTGAGTAGAGGAGATATGATCGTAAAATCAGGAGAAATACCTCATATGACAAAGCAGTTAGAGGCAACCATTTGTTGGATGGATAAATCACCATTAAAAGCTTCAGATAAATATTATATCAAGCATGGTGTAAATGATGCTCAAGTAAAGATCATAAGTCTAGACAATATTATAAATACCGATTTTTCAGGAAGGGATGAAAATCCTTCAAAATTATCCATCAATGAAATAGGAAAGGTCCAACTAAAACTAAGTAAACCATTACTCGTTGATAGGTATAAAGAGAATAAATCTAATGGAGCTTTTATTCTTATCGATCCAAAAACTAATAATACATCTGGAGTAGGTTTTATAAACTAA